A genomic region of Ktedonobacteraceae bacterium contains the following coding sequences:
- a CDS encoding (2Fe-2S)-binding protein, translated as MQEQEEAPAFLEESDIAVIVNGHSYERRVPVRQLLSDFLRHELHLTGTHVGCEHGVCGCCTVLLNGEAIRSCLMFAVQADGMAITTIEGMAGNNSDLHPIQQAFMEKHGLQCGFCTPGIIMTVHSMLRDNPNPTEEEIRHELSGNICRCTGYQNIVEAVKLAAERMRAFQSESEMD; from the coding sequence GTGCAAGAACAAGAAGAGGCTCCGGCCTTCCTTGAGGAAAGCGATATTGCAGTGATCGTCAATGGTCATAGTTACGAAAGGCGCGTTCCGGTACGCCAGCTGCTTTCGGATTTTTTGCGCCATGAACTGCATCTCACGGGTACGCATGTCGGATGTGAACATGGTGTCTGTGGCTGCTGCACGGTCCTCTTGAACGGCGAAGCGATTCGCTCGTGTCTCATGTTCGCAGTACAGGCTGATGGTATGGCTATCACGACTATTGAGGGTATGGCCGGTAACAACAGCGATCTGCATCCAATTCAGCAAGCGTTTATGGAAAAGCATGGTTTGCAATGTGGCTTCTGTACCCCCGGCATTATCATGACCGTGCATTCTATGCTGCGAGATAATCCCAATCCTACCGAGGAAGAGATTCGCCACGAACTTTCGGGCAATATTTGTCGCTGCACCGGCTATCAGAATATCGTTGAGGCTGTCAAACTCGCGGCTGAACGTATGCGAGCATTTCAATCAGAAAGCGAGATGGACTGA
- a CDS encoding xanthine dehydrogenase family protein subunit M, with protein MKPPRFQYAAPRILDEAIALLDQHGEEAKVLAGGQSLVPLLNMRLAGPSYLVDINHISELHYIEPEDGYLAIGATVRQRQVEHSALVKDRLPLLIEVVQHIGHMQIRNRGTVVGSIAHADPAAELPALLTCLNGEVLAQSVKGERVIKAEEFFTGYLSTALEPGEMLTEVRFPWIPPRAGWAFLEFARRSGDYALVGAAAILTPDQDDRCMTAHIAYLGVAGSPIRARAVESVVIGTALDDVTRDRAAEISRSIVAEDMSDVHATTEYRRALTAELTRRVLKAAWDRRQS; from the coding sequence ATGAAACCACCACGTTTCCAGTATGCAGCCCCTCGCATCCTCGACGAGGCGATTGCGTTGCTTGACCAGCATGGTGAAGAAGCTAAAGTATTGGCGGGCGGCCAGAGCCTGGTTCCCCTACTCAATATGCGCCTGGCAGGGCCATCCTACCTCGTGGACATCAATCATATTTCTGAACTCCACTACATCGAACCCGAGGATGGCTACCTGGCAATTGGCGCTACAGTACGCCAGCGCCAGGTCGAGCATTCGGCGCTGGTAAAGGACCGGCTCCCTCTGCTGATTGAGGTCGTGCAGCATATCGGACATATGCAGATACGTAATCGTGGTACAGTCGTGGGCAGTATAGCGCATGCCGACCCTGCCGCCGAATTACCAGCGCTGCTTACATGTCTCAACGGTGAAGTGCTGGCGCAGAGCGTGAAAGGCGAACGGGTCATAAAAGCAGAAGAGTTCTTCACCGGCTATCTCTCGACCGCTCTTGAGCCGGGTGAGATGTTGACCGAGGTTCGCTTCCCCTGGATACCGCCCCGGGCAGGATGGGCATTTCTGGAATTTGCCCGCCGGTCGGGAGACTATGCGCTGGTGGGCGCGGCTGCCATCCTGACTCCCGACCAGGATGACCGTTGTATGACGGCACATATTGCCTATCTCGGCGTTGCAGGCTCTCCTATTCGTGCTCGTGCTGTCGAGAGTGTTGTTATTGGCACCGCGCTTGACGATGTTACTCGGGATAGGGCCGCTGAAATTTCTCGCTCAATCGTCGCTGAAGATATGAGCGATGTGCATGCCACAACTGAATACCGCCGTGCGCTGACCGCTGAATTAACCAGGCGCGTGCTGAAAGCTGCCTGGGACCGCCGTCAATCATAG
- a CDS encoding winged helix DNA-binding domain-containing protein, which translates to MAERTLILRELNRALLARQLLLDRASISALEAIRQVAGLQAQAQVPPYIGLWSRLRSFHGEDLAQLLEQRQVVRATMMRSTLHLMTADDYLLLRPLLQPALTRAMHSFFSAHAREIDIDQIVSSARTFIQEQPRTFVEIRSWLTELFPSVDPALLAYTVRTHLPLVQVPTNSKWSFSGSPAHVLAETWLGRPLVASPEGLRHLILRYLAAFGPATVKDIQVWSGLTQLQEAVEALKPDLRRFRDEQGKELLDLSNGPLPSESITVPPRFLPEFDNLILSHADRRRVVPDEYRKAIYLSAGRVRATFLVDGFVCGVWRSERKRDVAKLLIEPFIPLSDRLRSDLEQEGEALIRFIENDAAKFEIEFA; encoded by the coding sequence ATGGCTGAACGAACCCTGATCCTGCGCGAGCTAAATCGAGCATTACTTGCGCGCCAACTGCTTCTGGATCGAGCATCAATTTCTGCTCTCGAGGCCATCCGGCAAGTAGCTGGTCTCCAGGCACAGGCGCAAGTTCCACCCTATATCGGTTTATGGTCACGCCTGCGATCATTTCACGGCGAAGACCTGGCACAGCTGCTTGAGCAAAGGCAGGTTGTGAGGGCAACGATGATGCGCTCCACGCTTCATCTTATGACCGCGGACGATTATCTTCTCCTGCGTCCCCTTCTCCAACCTGCGCTTACTCGTGCCATGCATTCGTTTTTTAGCGCACATGCAAGGGAGATTGATATTGATCAAATTGTCTCAAGCGCTCGCACCTTTATACAGGAACAGCCGCGTACTTTCGTCGAGATACGCTCCTGGCTTACAGAGCTTTTCCCTTCCGTTGATCCTGCGCTCCTGGCATACACTGTACGCACGCACCTGCCGCTTGTACAAGTTCCCACGAACAGCAAGTGGAGTTTCTCAGGCAGCCCGGCTCATGTTCTGGCAGAAACGTGGCTTGGCCGTCCACTTGTCGCATCACCAGAAGGTCTGCGTCACCTCATCCTGCGCTATCTGGCAGCATTTGGACCGGCTACTGTCAAGGATATACAGGTATGGTCGGGATTGACGCAACTACAAGAGGCAGTTGAAGCGTTGAAACCGGATTTGCGTCGTTTCCGGGACGAACAAGGGAAAGAATTACTTGATCTTTCTAATGGCCCTCTTCCTTCAGAAAGCATTACTGTACCCCCGCGATTTCTCCCGGAATTCGATAATCTGATACTTTCTCATGCTGACCGCCGGCGCGTCGTACCTGACGAATATCGCAAAGCAATCTATCTATCAGCTGGGCGAGTACGGGCCACCTTTCTTGTGGACGGCTTCGTGTGTGGAGTATGGAGAAGTGAGCGCAAGAGGGATGTGGCGAAGCTCCTCATCGAGCCGTTTATACCACTTTCGGACCGGCTTCGCTCTGATCTGGAGCAGGAGGGAGAGGCGCTTATCCGCTTCATCGAAAACGATGCAGCAAAGTTTGAAATTGAGTTTGCTTGA
- a CDS encoding nitroreductase family protein, which produces MEVFDTVRTVLAVRRFQNKPVPEPLIREIVEAARLTASSKNDQPWHFIIVQNKEMLQKLGVLAPTGSYIPQAPMAIVVCMEKSIFAVSDASRAIQSMILTAWSHGIGSNWVGFNNLKQVNRVLGIPEEIDILAIVPFGYPVASIGKGKKRRKPLGEVAYRERWGMPYE; this is translated from the coding sequence ATGGAAGTATTTGATACAGTTCGTACAGTTCTGGCAGTACGCCGATTTCAGAACAAGCCAGTTCCCGAACCGCTTATCCGCGAGATCGTCGAAGCAGCGCGCTTGACTGCAAGCAGTAAAAATGATCAGCCCTGGCATTTCATCATCGTTCAGAATAAAGAGATGTTGCAAAAACTTGGCGTGCTCGCTCCGACAGGTTCCTATATCCCGCAAGCGCCCATGGCGATTGTCGTTTGCATGGAAAAGAGTATCTTCGCGGTTTCAGACGCGAGCCGCGCCATTCAATCGATGATTCTAACGGCCTGGTCGCATGGCATTGGCTCAAACTGGGTTGGCTTCAATAACCTGAAACAGGTCAACCGGGTACTGGGCATTCCCGAAGAGATCGACATCCTGGCCATCGTTCCTTTTGGCTATCCAGTTGCTTCTATCGGCAAGGGCAAAAAGCGACGCAAGCCGCTGGGAGAAGTGGCATATCGCGAACGTTGGGGGATGCCTTACGAATAA